The Candidatus Goldiibacteriota bacterium HGW-Goldbacteria-1 genome includes a region encoding these proteins:
- a CDS encoding FAD-dependent oxidoreductase: MGAEEKFDVIVVGGGPAGLTAAYVMAKAGLQVVVLERGDYCGSKNMFGGMFFTNVLRELIPDFEKDAPLERVVTRRRWSLLTPDGEIGGGFKFSKFAQQPHNNSYTVLRAKFDKWFSEKTEEAGAMILTGCVVDGFLRDEKGKINGVKARMDDGDIYADCVILADGVNSLLAKQLEMHKELAPECTIVGIKEVIEFPEEKIMDRFGLNEGEGVAYEYFGYAAKGAIGSGFIYTNKNTISVGVGGTIKSLMEHKINPNDLLEWFKSHPAIKPLVNGGEQREYAAHLIPDGGYNKLSKLYKDNVLVVGDAAGFVNASLFHEGTNLAMMSGKLAGETVIKAKEANDFSEAMTARYEHRLRESFVMKDMKKFRHLAHVLDTTPQLFEKYPVIMEEFVRDMFTVDGESKNAKQMRLVMRLLRKENPISFALTGLKGRRVII, translated from the coding sequence ATGGGAGCGGAAGAGAAATTTGATGTCATAGTGGTAGGCGGAGGGCCTGCCGGCCTTACGGCCGCTTATGTAATGGCTAAAGCGGGGCTGCAGGTTGTGGTTTTAGAGCGCGGCGATTACTGCGGTTCCAAAAATATGTTCGGCGGAATGTTTTTTACAAACGTGTTAAGGGAGCTTATTCCGGACTTTGAAAAAGACGCCCCGTTGGAAAGGGTTGTCACCAGAAGGCGCTGGTCGCTTTTAACCCCGGACGGTGAAATAGGCGGCGGTTTTAAATTCTCAAAGTTCGCGCAGCAGCCGCATAATAACAGCTATACGGTTTTAAGGGCCAAATTTGACAAGTGGTTCTCCGAGAAAACCGAAGAAGCCGGCGCCATGATTCTTACCGGATGCGTGGTGGACGGATTTTTAAGGGATGAAAAAGGAAAAATTAACGGGGTTAAAGCCAGGATGGATGACGGCGATATTTATGCCGACTGTGTTATCCTTGCCGACGGCGTAAATTCCCTTCTTGCAAAGCAGCTTGAAATGCACAAGGAACTTGCCCCTGAATGCACCATTGTGGGCATCAAAGAAGTAATTGAATTTCCGGAAGAAAAAATAATGGACCGCTTTGGCTTAAATGAAGGCGAAGGCGTGGCGTATGAATACTTTGGATACGCCGCAAAGGGCGCCATTGGGTCGGGTTTTATCTATACAAACAAAAATACCATATCAGTGGGCGTGGGCGGCACAATTAAATCGCTTATGGAACACAAAATAAACCCCAATGACCTGCTGGAATGGTTTAAAAGCCACCCCGCAATTAAGCCGCTTGTAAACGGCGGGGAGCAGAGGGAATACGCCGCGCATTTAATTCCTGACGGCGGCTACAACAAACTTTCAAAACTTTATAAAGATAATGTGCTGGTAGTGGGCGATGCTGCGGGTTTTGTAAACGCGTCGCTTTTCCACGAAGGCACAAACCTTGCGATGATGTCCGGAAAACTTGCGGGAGAGACCGTGATAAAGGCAAAAGAGGCAAATGATTTCAGCGAAGCCATGACGGCAAGGTATGAACACCGTTTAAGGGAAAGTTTTGTGATGAAAGATATGAAAAAATTCCGCCATCTGGCGCACGTACTTGACACCACTCCGCAGCTGTTTGAAAAGTATCCCGTGATAATGGAAGAATTTGTGCGTGATATGTTCACTGTGGACGGCGAATCCAAAAACGCCAAACAGATGCGCCTTGTAATGAGGCTGTTAAGGAAAGAAAACCCCATCAGCTTCGCATTAACAGGCCTTAAGGGCAGGAGGGTAATAATATGA
- the grpE gene encoding nucleotide exchange factor GrpE, with protein sequence MHLPYRGQVVFLSVNIDFPARYGILLISILVLIKIPVNKVQGGIVMAEEKEEIKQDVKEETQEPSLEQQEAELEKKIEEDKKLLAETTDKYLRALAELDNFRKRVAKDKEDFVKFAKADIVRDFLPVIDNLERAIVSAKEVKEAKPLRQGVEMVLKQFVEIFKKQGVVEIECKGVFNPDFHHVVHKEPVEGKEDGEITEVFQKGYMFEDKVMRPAMVKIAEKK encoded by the coding sequence ATGCACCTGCCATATAGGGGGCAGGTTGTGTTTTTGTCAGTCAATATTGACTTTCCCGCCAGATATGGTATTTTATTAATATCAATTTTAGTCCTTATAAAAATCCCGGTAAATAAGGTGCAAGGAGGTATTGTTATGGCGGAAGAAAAAGAAGAAATAAAGCAGGATGTTAAGGAAGAAACACAGGAACCTTCCCTGGAACAGCAGGAAGCGGAACTTGAAAAGAAGATTGAAGAGGATAAAAAGCTTCTGGCAGAGACCACTGACAAATATCTGCGCGCCCTTGCGGAACTTGATAATTTCCGCAAAAGGGTGGCAAAAGATAAGGAAGATTTTGTAAAATTCGCGAAAGCCGACATAGTAAGGGACTTTCTGCCTGTAATTGACAACCTTGAAAGGGCGATTGTGTCAGCCAAGGAAGTTAAAGAGGCAAAACCGTTAAGGCAGGGCGTAGAAATGGTGTTAAAGCAGTTTGTGGAAATATTTAAAAAGCAGGGAGTTGTGGAAATTGAATGCAAGGGCGTATTTAACCCGGACTTTCACCACGTTGTCCATAAAGAACCTGTGGAAGGAAAAGAAGACGGGGAAATAACCGAAGTGTTTCAGAAAGGGTATATGTTTGAGGATAAAGTAATGAGGCCTGCGATGGTTAAAATAGCGGAAAAAAAATAA
- a CDS encoding 7-carboxy-7-deazaguanine synthase QueE has translation MKKEKQLFVCELFEDLEGEGRFQGYPTFFIRLSECNLRCNWCDTKESYAKGKPYGITKLAKMASESDCCNISITGGEPLLQKSGVKVLIKALRKKCPGKKITVETNGSISVAGLNADNVSMDIKLLSSGVSEKMMLSNLKVLKPKDQVKLVAGSLADLRYAQAVLKKHRTKAEIIVQPVFGRIKFSAIREFILRRGLKWRAMVQLHKMK, from the coding sequence ATGAAGAAAGAAAAACAGCTGTTTGTGTGCGAATTGTTTGAAGATTTGGAAGGCGAAGGCAGGTTTCAGGGCTATCCCACGTTTTTTATAAGGTTATCAGAGTGCAATCTGCGCTGCAACTGGTGCGATACAAAGGAAAGCTATGCCAAGGGCAAGCCGTATGGCATTACGAAACTGGCAAAAATGGCGTCTGAAAGCGATTGCTGCAACATAAGCATAACAGGGGGAGAGCCGCTGCTGCAGAAAAGCGGTGTAAAGGTATTAATAAAAGCGCTGCGGAAAAAATGCCCCGGTAAAAAAATAACGGTGGAAACCAACGGGTCTATTTCTGTAGCGGGGCTTAATGCCGATAACGTAAGCATGGATATAAAACTTTTATCATCCGGTGTCAGCGAAAAGATGATGCTGTCTAATTTAAAAGTGTTAAAGCCCAAAGACCAGGTAAAACTTGTGGCAGGGTCGCTTGCGGATTTAAGGTACGCGCAGGCGGTTTTAAAAAAGCACCGGACAAAGGCAGAAATAATAGTACAGCCGGTTTTTGGAAGGATAAAGTTTTCCGCGATAAGGGAGTTTATCCTTCGGCGCGGTTTAAAATGGCGCGCGATGGTGCAGCTGCATAAGATGAAGTGA
- a CDS encoding large conductance mechanosensitive channel protein MscL: MAEQDVTKEKEAEKKVKLSLINEFKDFLKEYKVIGLAVGFIMGGAATELVKSLVDNLIMPLVGVLIPGGDWEKATLSIWKFNIGWGALLSSTINFLIIAWVVFLVAKFMFKEEKVTKK, translated from the coding sequence GTGGCGGAACAGGATGTAACCAAAGAAAAAGAAGCTGAAAAGAAGGTAAAGTTAAGCCTTATCAACGAATTTAAGGATTTTCTAAAAGAATACAAGGTAATTGGACTTGCGGTTGGTTTTATAATGGGCGGCGCGGCAACTGAACTTGTAAAGTCGCTTGTGGACAATCTTATAATGCCTCTGGTTGGGGTTCTTATCCCGGGCGGAGACTGGGAAAAAGCCACGCTTAGCATATGGAAGTTCAACATAGGCTGGGGAGCTTTGCTTAGCTCTACAATTAACTTTCTGATAATTGCCTGGGTTGTTTTTCTGGTTGCAAAATTTATGTTTAAAGAAGAAAAAGTAACTAAAAAATAA
- a CDS encoding dienelactone hydrolase, whose product MKKTLFAVFILFLAGVLHAKIVTKSVDYEQDGVVLEGFLAYDDAVKGKVPGVLIIHEWNGLQDYMKKRAVQTAGLGYVAFAADIYGKGIRPKNREESGKEAGKYRGDRKLMRARANAGLNELKKFKFTDADKLAVMGYCFGGTAALELARSGAMIKGAVAFHGNTDTPDPRDAKNIKGRVLILHGAKDRSASCEAIDAFRSEMDNAGKEWEMVLYSGAVHAFTNPDAGSNTSTGAAYNKKADEKSWEQMKMFFKEIFR is encoded by the coding sequence ATGAAAAAAACTTTATTTGCTGTTTTTATCTTATTTTTGGCAGGTGTATTACATGCAAAGATTGTCACAAAATCCGTTGATTACGAACAAGACGGCGTTGTTTTGGAAGGCTTTCTTGCGTATGACGACGCGGTGAAAGGAAAAGTGCCCGGAGTGCTGATAATTCACGAATGGAACGGGCTGCAGGACTACATGAAAAAAAGGGCTGTACAGACGGCGGGGCTTGGGTATGTTGCTTTCGCGGCTGACATATACGGCAAGGGTATAAGGCCGAAAAATAGGGAAGAGTCCGGTAAAGAAGCAGGCAAATACCGCGGCGACAGAAAACTTATGCGCGCGCGGGCAAACGCGGGCTTAAATGAACTTAAAAAATTTAAGTTTACGGATGCTGACAAACTTGCTGTTATGGGTTACTGCTTTGGCGGCACAGCGGCGCTTGAACTTGCGCGCAGCGGGGCTATGATAAAGGGCGCCGTGGCTTTTCACGGCAATACAGACACTCCTGATCCGCGGGACGCGAAAAACATAAAAGGCCGCGTGCTTATCCTGCACGGCGCAAAGGACAGGTCGGCTTCATGCGAAGCTATAGACGCTTTCCGCTCGGAAATGGACAATGCGGGAAAAGAGTGGGAGATGGTACTGTACAGCGGAGCTGTGCACGCTTTTACAAACCCGGACGCGGGTTCCAACACCTCAACCGGCGCTGCATATAATAAAAAAGCAGATGAAAAATCATGGGAGCAGATGAAAATGTTTTTTAAAGAGATATTCAGGTAA
- a CDS encoding CPBP family intramembrane metalloprotease domain-containing protein translates to MQEVIMKNNRALMYVVSVLTVTFLYSITFFFIPLKEMGEICVLNVPGPQGNQICAVNFSLIFLAVYMLIPLIVTLILQKIVYKEPLKEIGFKFKWSPWYLFALFAPIAISFLASASALIFPGISFSPDMSGMIDRYKDMLSPEQVEAMRQQLASAGPSVLIMSIVQMIVAAVIINAVFALGEEAGWRGFFLKNLSGLSFYKKSALIGAVWGFWHLPVIIQGYNYPQHPIAGVFMMIIFCVLYSPIFTYTVEKTGSVFSAAVLHGAINASAGAAVMYIKGGDDLTAGVMAASGFIVLILVNVIIYFYDKIISKEKIITKA, encoded by the coding sequence ATGCAGGAGGTTATTATGAAAAATAACAGGGCTTTGATGTATGTTGTAAGCGTTTTAACAGTTACGTTTTTATATTCAATCACATTCTTTTTTATTCCGCTTAAAGAAATGGGGGAGATATGCGTTTTAAATGTGCCGGGGCCGCAGGGTAATCAAATCTGCGCCGTGAACTTTTCCCTGATATTTCTTGCCGTGTATATGTTAATACCCCTTATAGTCACTTTAATTCTGCAGAAAATTGTTTATAAAGAGCCTTTAAAAGAGATAGGCTTTAAATTTAAATGGAGCCCGTGGTATCTTTTTGCCCTGTTTGCGCCTATAGCAATATCGTTCTTAGCCTCCGCGTCCGCGCTTATTTTTCCGGGAATATCATTTTCCCCTGACATGAGCGGCATGATTGACCGGTATAAAGATATGCTTTCGCCGGAGCAGGTTGAAGCAATGCGGCAGCAGCTGGCAAGCGCGGGGCCTTCGGTTTTAATTATGAGCATTGTGCAGATGATAGTTGCGGCAGTGATCATTAATGCTGTTTTTGCCCTTGGCGAAGAAGCAGGGTGGAGGGGCTTTTTTCTTAAGAACTTATCAGGGCTGTCTTTTTATAAAAAGTCCGCGCTTATAGGCGCGGTGTGGGGTTTCTGGCACCTGCCCGTTATCATACAGGGTTATAATTACCCGCAGCACCCGATAGCAGGCGTCTTTATGATGATAATTTTCTGCGTGCTGTATTCTCCCATCTTTACATATACGGTGGAAAAGACAGGCTCTGTTTTTTCCGCGGCTGTTCTTCACGGCGCAATTAACGCTTCTGCGGGCGCCGCGGTTATGTACATAAAAGGCGGGGATGATTTAACGGCGGGTGTAATGGCCGCTTCCGGATTTATTGTGCTTATATTAGTGAATGTAATAATTTATTTTTATGATAAAATAATCAGCAAAGAAAAAATAATCACTAAGGCGTGA
- the dnaJ gene encoding molecular chaperone DnaJ — protein MPHKDLYEVLGVSKNATADEIKSAFRNMAKKHHPDAHQGDNEKKQAEEKFKELGNAYAVLSDPDKRKKYDTYGFDGLKGNQGAGQYGGFEDIFTNMGGMGDVFGDMFGDIFGFESGRRGGRGRSRRADGEDLQVNTTMTFEEAAFGKKASFDINRMEVCETCRGEGIKPGTSKKTCSTCGGQGKVRQSSGFFSMVTTCPKCGGEGEIAEALCPDCSGKRLKQKKKTIEVNIPAGVATGSYLKLSGEGHKGLFGGIPGDLFVAVKVETHEIYKRQDNDVILDLPVTITQAVLGDQIVIPTLYGKKEIKIPEGTQTGDTINIKGGGFQSLSGRAKGDMHVVIRVEIPRNLNSKLKDAFKNVKLMDKEEFYNDVKQYSKASKKHLEKQ, from the coding sequence ATGCCACACAAAGATTTATATGAAGTGCTTGGAGTTTCCAAAAATGCCACTGCTGATGAAATAAAATCCGCGTTTAGAAACATGGCCAAAAAGCACCACCCTGACGCGCATCAGGGAGATAATGAAAAAAAACAGGCAGAGGAAAAATTTAAGGAATTGGGCAATGCCTATGCCGTTTTAAGCGACCCGGATAAGCGCAAGAAATATGACACATATGGATTTGACGGCTTAAAAGGAAATCAGGGCGCGGGACAGTACGGCGGGTTTGAAGATATCTTCACCAATATGGGCGGAATGGGAGATGTCTTCGGCGATATGTTCGGCGACATTTTCGGTTTTGAATCAGGCCGGCGCGGCGGGCGCGGCAGGTCAAGGCGCGCTGACGGCGAAGACCTTCAGGTAAATACCACAATGACATTTGAAGAGGCGGCTTTCGGCAAGAAAGCGTCGTTTGACATAAACAGGATGGAAGTCTGCGAAACCTGCAGGGGAGAAGGCATTAAACCCGGCACTTCAAAAAAGACATGTTCCACGTGCGGCGGGCAGGGAAAAGTAAGGCAGTCATCCGGATTTTTTTCCATGGTCACCACGTGCCCCAAATGCGGCGGCGAAGGCGAAATAGCGGAAGCGCTGTGCCCGGACTGCAGCGGCAAAAGGCTTAAGCAGAAAAAGAAAACCATAGAAGTAAATATACCGGCAGGGGTTGCCACGGGGTCGTACCTTAAACTTTCCGGCGAAGGGCATAAAGGGCTGTTTGGCGGAATACCCGGAGATTTGTTTGTGGCGGTAAAAGTGGAAACGCATGAAATATATAAAAGGCAGGATAACGACGTAATACTTGACCTTCCGGTGACAATAACACAGGCGGTATTGGGCGACCAGATTGTAATTCCCACCTTATATGGCAAAAAAGAGATAAAGATTCCTGAAGGAACTCAAACCGGCGATACTATAAATATTAAAGGCGGCGGTTTTCAGTCTTTGTCAGGCAGGGCAAAAGGCGATATGCACGTGGTAATAAGGGTGGAAATCCCCAGGAACCTTAATTCAAAGTTGAAAGACGCCTTTAAAAATGTTAAATTGATGGACAAGGAAGAATTCTATAACGACGTTAAGCAGTATTCAAAAGCTTCAAAAAAACACCTTGAAAAACAGTAA
- a CDS encoding transcriptional regulator — translation MKTKKAGVYTDGKIYEKRKKEHQKSPEYREAYEEERLSYMVAEEIKELRGKKHYTQKQLAEKAGVKQQEISRVEKGGQNITIGLLNKIANGMGKKIKISIV, via the coding sequence ATGAAAACAAAAAAAGCAGGTGTTTATACCGACGGTAAAATTTATGAAAAACGCAAAAAAGAACATCAGAAAAGTCCTGAATACAGGGAAGCGTATGAAGAAGAAAGGCTGTCTTATATGGTGGCGGAGGAAATAAAGGAACTTAGGGGTAAAAAGCATTACACACAAAAACAGCTTGCGGAAAAAGCGGGTGTCAAACAGCAGGAAATATCACGGGTTGAAAAAGGCGGGCAGAATATAACTATTGGATTGCTTAATAAAATTGCGAATGGAATGGGAAAAAAGATAAAGATATCTATAGTTTAA
- a CDS encoding Fic family protein, producing MESNLTRRLNAISGNDAARIYGKIAKIDEFKGWFKAAPGLGPQILGSLKQSTIVSSVGSSTRIEGSKMSDEQVKKLLNGLKVSRLKDRDSQEVAGYAELLETIFDNYNQIQITENIIFGFHDALLKFSEKDKRHKGRYKFLSNAVVARDNKGNESVIFNPTEPYLAQKETRELIDWAVKAYADGIFHPLLIAANFNLEFLSIHPFQDGNGRLSRAVLNLMLLKSGYSYARYASLEKIIEDNKASYYLALRKSQMNRGKKAENIIPWLDFILDVLVKHAETVKETVQGENPLFLISEKHRAILELFEKYETITNKIIVSRLKMNRETAGQSLARLVKLKLIKKTGSGRATAYINMGNEEKDFNNQ from the coding sequence ATGGAATCAAATCTTACCAGACGGTTAAATGCCATTTCCGGAAATGACGCAGCGCGTATTTACGGGAAAATAGCAAAAATAGATGAATTTAAAGGGTGGTTTAAAGCTGCTCCCGGGCTTGGCCCGCAGATACTTGGCAGCCTTAAACAGAGCACAATTGTGTCTTCGGTAGGTTCGTCAACAAGGATAGAAGGTTCAAAGATGTCCGATGAGCAGGTTAAAAAACTTCTTAACGGACTTAAGGTATCAAGGTTAAAAGACAGAGACTCGCAGGAAGTCGCGGGTTATGCGGAATTACTGGAAACTATATTTGATAATTATAATCAGATTCAAATAACTGAAAATATAATCTTTGGTTTTCATGATGCGCTGCTTAAGTTCTCTGAAAAAGACAAAAGGCACAAGGGCAGGTATAAGTTTCTTTCAAATGCCGTTGTGGCAAGGGATAATAAAGGCAATGAGTCGGTTATTTTTAATCCCACAGAACCTTATCTTGCGCAGAAAGAAACAAGGGAACTTATTGACTGGGCTGTAAAAGCGTATGCTGACGGAATTTTTCATCCGCTGCTTATAGCCGCCAATTTTAACCTTGAATTTCTTTCCATACACCCGTTTCAGGACGGCAACGGAAGGCTTAGCAGGGCTGTTTTAAATCTTATGCTTTTAAAAAGCGGGTATTCATACGCGCGCTATGCATCGCTTGAAAAAATAATAGAAGATAATAAAGCTTCATATTACCTTGCTTTAAGAAAAAGCCAGATGAACAGGGGTAAAAAAGCGGAAAATATAATACCATGGCTTGATTTTATTCTTGATGTGCTGGTGAAGCACGCTGAAACAGTAAAAGAAACTGTGCAGGGTGAAAATCCTCTTTTTTTAATCTCTGAAAAACACAGGGCGATTTTAGAACTCTTTGAAAAATATGAAACGATAACAAATAAGATTATTGTAAGCAGACTTAAAATGAACAGGGAAACCGCAGGCCAGTCACTTGCAAGGCTTGTAAAACTTAAACTTATTAAAAAAACCGGCAGCGGCAGGGCAACCGCGTATATAAACATGGGAAATGAAGAAAAAGATTTTAATAATCAGTAG
- a CDS encoding elongation factor 4, whose product MTNDYMKFIRNFSIIAHIDHGKSTLADRLLEETHTVEKRNMKAQYLDSMELERERGITIKAKAVQIHYVKNGQDYTLNLVDTPGHVDFTYEVSRSLIASEGALLVVDASQGVEAQTMANTHIAVRHNLTLIPVINKIDMPAADPEKVMMELEELLAIPSEECIKASAKDGIGITEILDAVVDRIKPPAGDVNAPLKALVMDAQFDYYKGVIIFIRLYDGSIKKGMRITMMASGTNWDVTTLGIFRPGMVETDELTAGNTGFITAGIKSLKDIKIGDTITDAYKPCSEALPGYQEVKPMVFCGLFPVLNDQYAELKEALLKLQLNDSSLTFLPESSEALGFGYRCGFLGLLHMEIVQERLEREYNLNLIATAPNVEYHVYTTAKEMLVCDAPSELPDFGRIERIEEPYVKLSLITPPDYLGSLMQLCQSKRGIYKTTEYISTTRAILHYEMPLAEIIWDFYDKLKSMSRGYASMDYELLDYRPADLKRVDILVNHEVVDSLSFITHADFAYAKARDLTEKLKDAIPRQQFPVPIQGAIGAQIIARETIAALRKDVLAKCYGGDISRKRKLLEKQKEGKKRMKQIGSVEIPQEAFLAILKVD is encoded by the coding sequence ATGACAAATGATTACATGAAATTTATCAGAAATTTCAGCATTATTGCCCACATAGACCACGGCAAATCCACGCTTGCTGACCGCCTGCTGGAAGAAACCCATACTGTTGAAAAAAGAAATATGAAAGCGCAGTATCTGGACAGTATGGAACTGGAACGCGAACGCGGTATAACAATCAAAGCCAAAGCCGTTCAGATTCATTATGTAAAAAACGGGCAGGACTATACCTTAAACCTTGTGGATACCCCCGGCCACGTTGATTTTACATACGAAGTGTCAAGGTCGCTTATTGCTTCTGAAGGCGCGCTTTTGGTAGTGGACGCGTCACAGGGCGTGGAAGCGCAGACAATGGCCAACACCCACATTGCGGTACGCCACAACCTTACTTTAATACCGGTTATAAATAAAATTGATATGCCCGCTGCTGACCCGGAAAAAGTTATGATGGAACTTGAAGAGCTGCTTGCCATTCCTTCTGAAGAATGCATAAAAGCAAGCGCCAAAGACGGCATAGGTATCACTGAAATCCTTGACGCGGTAGTGGACAGAATCAAGCCGCCCGCCGGCGACGTTAACGCGCCTTTAAAAGCGCTTGTAATGGACGCGCAGTTTGATTATTACAAAGGCGTTATAATTTTCATAAGGCTTTACGACGGTTCCATAAAAAAAGGGATGCGAATCACAATGATGGCCAGCGGCACAAACTGGGACGTTACCACCCTTGGCATTTTCCGCCCCGGCATGGTGGAAACAGACGAGCTTACAGCGGGTAATACCGGCTTTATTACCGCGGGTATTAAAAGCTTAAAGGATATAAAAATAGGAGACACAATAACAGACGCATATAAACCATGCAGTGAAGCGCTTCCCGGATATCAGGAAGTAAAGCCTATGGTATTCTGCGGATTGTTCCCTGTTTTAAACGACCAGTACGCGGAATTGAAAGAAGCGCTTTTAAAACTTCAGCTTAACGATTCTTCCCTTACTTTTCTGCCTGAATCTTCCGAAGCCCTTGGCTTTGGCTACCGCTGCGGCTTTTTGGGGCTGCTGCACATGGAAATAGTTCAGGAAAGGCTTGAACGCGAATACAACCTTAACCTTATTGCCACCGCGCCTAACGTGGAATACCATGTTTACACCACCGCAAAAGAGATGCTTGTGTGCGACGCGCCGTCAGAACTTCCTGATTTTGGCAGAATAGAAAGAATAGAAGAACCTTATGTGAAACTGTCGCTTATAACCCCGCCGGATTACCTTGGTTCTTTAATGCAGTTGTGCCAGTCAAAACGCGGCATTTATAAGACCACCGAATACATATCCACTACAAGGGCGATACTGCATTATGAAATGCCCCTTGCGGAAATAATATGGGATTTTTATGACAAATTAAAATCCATGTCACGCGGCTACGCGTCAATGGATTATGAACTTCTTGACTACCGCCCGGCGGATTTAAAGCGCGTGGATATTTTAGTTAACCACGAAGTTGTGGATTCACTCTCTTTTATCACCCACGCGGACTTTGCGTACGCAAAAGCGCGTGACCTGACGGAAAAATTAAAGGACGCGATTCCGCGCCAGCAGTTTCCCGTTCCCATACAGGGCGCCATAGGCGCGCAGATAATAGCCAGGGAGACCATAGCAGCCCTTAGAAAAGACGTCCTTGCCAAGTGCTACGGCGGCGACATTTCAAGAAAAAGAAAGCTGCTTGAAAAACAGAAAGAAGGAAAGAAAAGGATGAAACAGATTGGCTCCGTGGAAATCCCGCAGGAAGCCTTCCTTGCCATCCTGAAAGTGGATTAA